A region from the Bombyx mori chromosome 15, ASM3026992v2 genome encodes:
- the LOC101745290 gene encoding integrator complex subunit 8, translating to MDVDLLRPGTVPISPDTILWFEFLLHPELLKNHLSKPNPEPSACELIEEFLSVDSKGANSKPTSERIPDTDAPPTPPSAISSPIQFTRKQLALKILGLKVAASLHWNLDTLELNLAPQIQHQLMQDLVYMATDAGFAVPPQEIPAELMQKPQVIFALTLYHRWTLRFPVKAALYAKSSKIYMHMPGMQTDGGYPPLNQNFEKILRMCEGNRTHSIKFLEEVLSMYELTSNSSRRETKKIKVPPMEAFIHLTEDSDEVIHNWDAGDILITQFELAMQIHFDLCYNYFFYGQHDLAKKHILGCRENSNLLEREVSIYGYGPHKVVPWGEFYYASMTKDDIIGYIRALNLGQEVLNEEASLLQKLQESIANHYTGIIAVLQADNLAREIPMIHRQVVELDIQGSASSGAFTVARDLLNRVSALNAVRYALEGGIPSTHPDFLNKFKTVGIKFFDLLFWALGPVLLSDLSLEDWQHLRMFFLHLITSQCRLPIDRIDEYMKKHIGEAAGNIRKKLITDEQLSIILNDPINNDDENMEIPRELLTDDWETPDFDFKTVPELDMGRLKKRLIEASTADDVRMCLVKLAMMSPSLPLWKLSPSWKPAGVLGNALMSLNRGFLQDFGYVVSGAARARAESGSARTALSLLSVLEGEARSQLGGGTDPVLYRLCRQLSWEVLLLQVNVMLSEWPHHRLNLTALANKCKACIAAANSGDGIIPRPQVLEACWSCLVNSCEWEGLGVTTGPGELASALCAACFELQRGKGSRKFPRPLWDYALSVYSNGPNISMKRSAGGMSHAREMMNAAAESRNAFNGFLATLREPLAISIMMSLLARIHNLLIDDNSLELNTEYTSLWPSSVSNINNYNIKFVLESLTDMLERSLKLYPYNTSWLRLYGDVEMAGGRWSAALRRYLCSLAAGSWYFSKRAPDETSVARRAARCCVALSAPTQAAALCQLPDEPDYTTAFKCFAEKTGNAADAMDGYYGCLWDGTLLEVAVALHARRGEGGRRQRAVKAAGALELNANNSEDIQREAAATRRARLLRALTNQYVA from the exons ATGGATGTAGATCTGTTAAGACCCGGCACTGTGCCCATTTCACCTGACACTATATTATGGTTCGAGTTTCTCTTACATCCAGAACTGCTAAAGAATCATCTCAGCAAACCTAACCCAG AGCCATCAGCATGTGAACTTATAGAGGAATTTTTGTCAGTTGACTCCAAGGGTGCAAACTCGAAGCCTACTAGTGAACGAATACCAGATACTGATGCTCCACCCACCCCACCATCGGCGATTTCATCTCCCATACAGTTTACTCGAAAACAACTGGCTTTGAAAATCCTTGGACTGAAAGTGGCAGCATCATTACATTGGAACCTAG ATACTTTGGAATTGAATCTAGCACCTCAAATACAGCACCAACTCATGCAAGACCTTGTTTACATGGCCACAGATGCAGGTTTTGCTGTACCGCCACAG gAAATACCAGCAGAGTTAATGCAAAAGCCACAAGTTATATTTGCATTAACTCTATACCACAGATGGACATTGAGATTCCCTGTGAAGGCGGCTTTGTATGCTAAATCATCAAAAATATACATGCACAT GCCTGGAATGCAGACAGATGGTGGCTACCCTCCATTGAACcaaaatttcgaaaaaatattaCGTATGTGTGAAGGAAATCGTACACATAGTATAAAATTTCTCGAAGAAGTTTTGTCCATGTACGAACTCACGTCAAATTCTAGCCGTagagaaactaaaaaaattaaagttccgCCAATGGAGGCATTTATTCATCTCACTGAAGATTCTGATGAAGTAATACATAACTGGGATGCTGGAGACATTCTAATTACACAATTTGAATTAGCGATGCAAATACACTTTGATCTttgttacaattattttttctatggACAACATGATTTAGCAAAAAAACATATACTTGGATGCAGAGAAAATTCTAACCTTTTAGAAAGAGAAGTGTCTATCTATGGTTATGGTCCACACAAAGTTGTTCCTTGGGGTGAATTTTATTATGCTAGTATGACTAAAGATGATATTATTGGTTATATCAGAGCCCTCAACTTAGGTCAAGAAGTTTTAAATGAAGAAGCATCGTTATTGCAAAAACTTCAAGAATCTATAGCTAATCATTATACGGGCATCATTGCAGTTTTACAGGCTGATAATTTAGCTCGTGAAATTCCGATGATTCACAGACAAGTCGTCGAGTTGGATATACAAGGATCAGCGTCAAGTGGTGCATTCACAGTAGCCAGAGATCTCCTTAATCGGGTATCGGCTCTGAATGCAGTTAGATATGCTCTCGAAGGAGGCATACCCTCTACACATCCAGATTTCTTGAATAAATTCAAAACAGTTGGCATAAAGTTTTTCGATCTCCTCTTTTGGGCTCTTGGACCAGTATTACTATCGGATCTTTCTTTAGAAGACTGGCAACACTTACGAATGTTTTTCTTACATTTGATAACCTCTCAATGCAGACTTCCAATCGATAGAATAGATGAGTATATGAAAAAACATATTGGTGAAGCAGCAggaaatataagaaaaaaactgattacCGATGAGCAACTTAGCATAATTCTGAACGATCCAATTAACAACGACGATGAAAACATGGAAATTCCTCGGGAACTACTCACCGACGACTGGGAAACGCCTGATTTTGATTTCAAAACTGTCCCTGAATTGGACATGGGCAGATTAAAGAAACGTCTCATCGAAGCTTCGACGGCTGATGACGTGCGCATGTGTCTAGTGAAACTAGCAATGATGTCTCCTTCGTTGCCTTTGTGGAAGTTAAGCCCGTCGTGGAAACCGGCAGGTGTATTGGGAAATGCTTTGATGTCGCTTAACAGAGGATTTTTGCAAGATTTTGGCTATGTAGTCTCGGGCGCAGCCCGTGCTCGTGCCGAATCGGGATCTGCACGAACTGCGTTGTCTCTCTTGTCGGTGCTTGAAGGAGAAGCTCGTAGTCAACTAGGCGGTGGCACTGATCCAGTGCTGTATCGACTGTGCCGACAGTTATCGTGGGAAGTACTGCTGCTGCAAGTCAACGTGATGCTCTCCGAGTGGCCTCACCATAGACTCAACCTTACTGCACTGGCAAATAAATGCAAAGCTTGCATTGCAGCGGCTAATTCTGGTGACGGTATCATACCACGACCACAG GTTTTAGAAGCGTGCTGGAGTTGTTTGGTTAATTCTTGCGAATGGGAAGGTCTGGGTGTCACCACAGGCCCTGGAGAATTAGCTTCCGCTCTTTGTGCGGCATGCTTTGAACTACAACGCGGTAAAGGCTCTAGAAAATTTCCAAGACCTCTATGGGACTACG CGTTATCGGTGTACAGTAACGGCCCAAATATTTCAATGAAACGTAGCGCGGGAGGGATGTCCCATGCGCGTGAAATGATGAACGCGGCGGCTGAGTCGCGCAACGCGTTCAACGGCTTCCTGGCAACCCTGCGCGAGCCACTCGCGATCAGCATCATGATGTCGCTCTTGGCTAGAATACACAACCTGCTGATCGACGACAACTCGCTCGAACTCAACACCGAATACACGAGTTTGTGGCCTTCTAGCGTTTCGAACATAAACAATTACAACATAAAATTCGTGTTAGAATCTCTAACCGATATGTTAGAAAGGAGTCTCAAATTATACCCCTACAATACTTCGTG GCTGCGTCTGTACGGCGACGTGGAGATGGCGGGCGGGCGCTGGTCGGCGGCGCTGCGGCGCTACCTGTGCTCGCTGGCGGCCGGCTCCTGGTACTTCTCGAAGCGCGCCCCGGACGAGACGAGCGtggcgcggcgggcggcgcgcTGCTGCGTCGCGCTGTCGGCACCCACGCAGGCCGCGGCGCTCTGCCAGCTGCCCGACGAACCCGATTACACCACCGCCTTCAAGTGCTTCGCCGAAAAG ACTGGCAACGCTGCGGACGCTATGGACGGTTATTACGGTTGTCTATGGGACGGCACTCTACTAGAGGTGGCGGTCGCTTTACACGCCCGACGCGGGGAAGGCGGACGCAGACAGCGAGCGGTAAAGGCGGCCGGTGCCCTCGAACTCAACGCCAACAACAGCGAAGACATACAAAGAGAGGCGGCAGCCACAAGAAGAGCACGACTACTGCGCGCCCTCACCAACCAATATGtcgcataa
- the LOC101736893 gene encoding lipopolysaccharide-induced tumor necrosis factor-alpha factor homolog isoform X2, producing MTIKYSHARSRHHERRGRRHRQRRHNQQPHSNVPEQPSNCVPFHEREFVENKMGLPPPYEQSVPNPAPPPSYFGNNPPPPAGFVAPEAPPRTTVITSPQAPAGPPGKLGPGPTGTTCQTCNKTVVTRVDYVPNNRTHIISAALCILAGCCCGCFVPYCMRSCKTANHYCPQCKAFVGAFTPS from the exons aTTCGCATGCTCGTAGTAGGCACCATGAACGGCGAGGAAGACGCCATCGTCAACGCAGACATAACCAACAGCCTCACAGCAATGTACCAGAGCAACCCTCAAACTGTGTACCGTTCCACGAACGCGAATTCG TGGAAAATAAAATGGGATTACCGCCACCATATGAACAATCGGTACCGAATCCAGCTCCGCCTCCTTCGTACTTTGGCAATAATCCACCACCGCCTGCCGGTTTCGTTGCTCCCGAAGCACCTCCGCGTACTACAGTGATAACATCACCCCAAGCACCGGCAGGACCACCAGGAAAGCTAGGCCCAGGGCCAACGGGCACTACGTGTCAAACGTGCAACAAAACAGTAGTCACCAGAGTGGACTATGTTCCAAATAACAGAACACACATTATATCGGCAGCTCTCTGTATTTTAGCTGG aTGCTGTTGCGGGTGTTTCGTTCCGTATTGCATGAGATCGTGTAAAACAGCCAATCATTACTGTCCTCAATGTAAAGCATTCGTCGGTGCTTTCACCCCATCTTAG
- the LOC101736893 gene encoding lipopolysaccharide-induced tumor necrosis factor-alpha factor homolog isoform X3, whose protein sequence is MDATMENKMGLPPPYEQSVPNPAPPPSYFGNNPPPPAGFVAPEAPPRTTVITSPQAPAGPPGKLGPGPTGTTCQTCNKTVVTRVDYVPNNRTHIISAALCILAGCCCGCFVPYCMRSCKTANHYCPQCKAFVGAFTPS, encoded by the exons TGGAAAATAAAATGGGATTACCGCCACCATATGAACAATCGGTACCGAATCCAGCTCCGCCTCCTTCGTACTTTGGCAATAATCCACCACCGCCTGCCGGTTTCGTTGCTCCCGAAGCACCTCCGCGTACTACAGTGATAACATCACCCCAAGCACCGGCAGGACCACCAGGAAAGCTAGGCCCAGGGCCAACGGGCACTACGTGTCAAACGTGCAACAAAACAGTAGTCACCAGAGTGGACTATGTTCCAAATAACAGAACACACATTATATCGGCAGCTCTCTGTATTTTAGCTGG aTGCTGTTGCGGGTGTTTCGTTCCGTATTGCATGAGATCGTGTAAAACAGCCAATCATTACTGTCCTCAATGTAAAGCATTCGTCGGTGCTTTCACCCCATCTTAG
- the LOC101736893 gene encoding lipopolysaccharide-induced tumor necrosis factor-alpha factor homolog isoform X1 has product MDATNSHARSRHHERRGRRHRQRRHNQQPHSNVPEQPSNCVPFHEREFVENKMGLPPPYEQSVPNPAPPPSYFGNNPPPPAGFVAPEAPPRTTVITSPQAPAGPPGKLGPGPTGTTCQTCNKTVVTRVDYVPNNRTHIISAALCILAGCCCGCFVPYCMRSCKTANHYCPQCKAFVGAFTPS; this is encoded by the exons aTTCGCATGCTCGTAGTAGGCACCATGAACGGCGAGGAAGACGCCATCGTCAACGCAGACATAACCAACAGCCTCACAGCAATGTACCAGAGCAACCCTCAAACTGTGTACCGTTCCACGAACGCGAATTCG TGGAAAATAAAATGGGATTACCGCCACCATATGAACAATCGGTACCGAATCCAGCTCCGCCTCCTTCGTACTTTGGCAATAATCCACCACCGCCTGCCGGTTTCGTTGCTCCCGAAGCACCTCCGCGTACTACAGTGATAACATCACCCCAAGCACCGGCAGGACCACCAGGAAAGCTAGGCCCAGGGCCAACGGGCACTACGTGTCAAACGTGCAACAAAACAGTAGTCACCAGAGTGGACTATGTTCCAAATAACAGAACACACATTATATCGGCAGCTCTCTGTATTTTAGCTGG aTGCTGTTGCGGGTGTTTCGTTCCGTATTGCATGAGATCGTGTAAAACAGCCAATCATTACTGTCCTCAATGTAAAGCATTCGTCGGTGCTTTCACCCCATCTTAG